The genomic DNA AATCGAACGTCTCATCGAGGAGCGGTCGGCTGCCCGGAAAAACAGGGACTTCAAGCGTGGCGACGAGATACGTGACCTTCTCCTCGCACGCAACATTGTCCTTCTGGATGGGCCGCAGGGGACGACCTGGAAAGTCAAATAGTAAGGAAAAATCTGCTGAAAAAGAAGGGGGAGGGCTGCATGCCCTTCCCCTTCTTTTTCAGGCCGCTTTTTCCAGAGCGGGCTGGAGCCGGTTTTTCACGATCTCCATCGCTTCCCTCATAATGTCGGACACGGTCTTGTGGGTTTCATCCATGATTTTTTCGAGAACTTCCCGTTCTTCATCGCTGATTCGCATTGAAATTACATTATATCTCGGATTTTCTCTCATTCTTCCCATTGCGTATCCTCCTTTATGTATGCAGTCCGTTTGTTTTTCTTGAATACATTCCATAGTGCGAGGAGTGTGCCAACGTGTCCAAGTTCTTCTTCTTGCCCTAAGTCATTGTTTTTGCAAATTTTTAAAAATATTATAGAAGTCTAACATTGTGTTTGATTTTTAAAGTGTGCCACTGCTGGCACGGTGTGTCAAAAAGTAACACATCGTGCCTCCTGGCGGTCTCAATCAGATGATTTATGCGACGGCCAAACTTGCAGCTCTGTAAAATGGATGGGTATATGATTGGGGGGTGTATGGTGCTGTGCGATAATAAACTAATTATTTCCGGTAGTTTCGGTCTTGGGGGTGCGCTGGCCCTTGAGGCCGTGCTTGTCTAGAAGGCGGTAAAATGTGCGGCGCGGGATGTTGGCGAGTTGTGCCGCTTTTGACACATTGCCTCCTGACTCGGCCAAGTAGCGTTGAATAAGCTTCTTCTCGACCCGCATGACATGGGGTTCACGCTCATGTTTAAAGGAAACGAGGTCCGGGACGTCGGTGGCTCCATCGGCGTAGTTTTCCGCAAAGATGAGGGGGAGGTTGCCGAGCTTTACCACCCGGTCATGGGTGAGAACGGCTGCGCGCTCTATAACATTCTGCATTTCTCTTATGTTTCCAGGCCATGTGTATTGCATCATCGCCTTGATCGCCCGCTCTTCAATCCCCACAATGTTCTTGTTGAGCTTGTTTCGCGCCTTTTCGAGGAAAAAGTGAGCAAGCGTAGGCACCGACTCTAGTCTGCTTCGCAGGGGGGGCATCGTAATGGTGAAGACATTCAGGCGATAGTAGAGATCTTCTCGGAACCACCCATCCCTGATCCCTTCCTCCAGGTTTTTGTTTGTGGCGGCAATGAGTCGGACGTCCACTTTCTTGGTGGTCGTGCCCCCAACAGGCCTGACTTCGCCGGTATCGAGGACTCGCAGCAGCTCAGCCTGAAGTTTAGGTGTAATGTCTCCTATTTCATCAAGAAAAATCGTTCCTCCGTCTGCTGCTTCGAAAAGACCCTTCTTGTCGGCGATTGCGCCGGTGAAGGCGCCCCTCTTGTGCCCGAAAAGCTCGCTTTCAAGCAATGAATCGGTAATGGTGGTACAGTTTACGGTGACCAGTGGCTTGTCGTTCCTCATGCTGTGCCGGTGAATGGCGCGGGCTGTAAGTTCCTTGCCGGTGCCGGATTCGCCGCGAATGAGGACTGTGGTCGGCGTGGGGCCTACCTGTTTAATGAGGTCGAGGACCTCCAGGGTCTTGCGGTCTTTGCCCACAATGAACTCGTCTCCGTACTCCCGCTCCAGCTCGCGGCGTGCGAGTTCGTACTTCTGGATGAGTCGCCCCCGGTCCTCTTCCAGTTTATGAAGGTTGAACGGCAGGCACATCTCCAGGTCTGCCAGGCCCTGAAATACGGCTACGGCATGTTCCCGGCAGGTCCGGTAGCCGCATGCCCTGCAGTTGAGCTCATCCTTTTGCGCAAATTTGTTGGTTGACTGTAGGATTGATTTTATGTCACCCGCGCGTGGCGTCGGCAGCTTAACGTACTTGTTGGAAAACTCCCTGGTGAGAGAGCAGCCGGTTTCGGCGGTAAGATGATGGGGAGCCGTCTCGTACGGGACGTTGCGTTTGAAGTGTGTTATGACCAGGTTGCGCTTGTAGAAGCGGGTGACTTCCTTGTTGCGTCCAGGTCCGCCGATGCACCCGTCGTAGCAAAACCGGATATCCGCAATGCGAGGGTTCATTCGGCCGGAAGCGAGATCTCGGATGATCCCCATTACATGAACCTCTCCTTCGGCGGTAACAATTTCGCAATCGAGGGGGTCTGTGGCAAGGGAGAAGGCTTTGAAAGCGCCCTCGGAAAGAGGAAAGAGGCGACCCAGGTGGGGGCGGATGCCATCGAAAGGCTCTTCTTTCAGAGCCGGAACATTGATTCCGCGGCTTTTAAACAATCCCTCCAGTTCCTTGTAGGTAAGGACGGTATCAATGACTCCTTCGGTCTCTGCGGCCTGGGCCTCGAATTTGGCGGCAATGCAGGAGCTGAGGTAAATGACTTTCGAGTGTGGCAGGATAGACTTCAGGTGGCGTCCCATGGCAACCATGGGGGAGATGACGTTGACCAGGTTTTTTATCAGCTTGGGGTAGTGCCGCTCAATAAGATCCACGACAGCGGGGCAGTGCGAGGATATGAGCGGAGATGTAGCCTGCTCCATTGCGGTTGCATATCCGCTGGCGATGAGCTCTGCGCCGTACGATCCCTCATGCACCTCAGCGAAGCCGAGGCGTTTCAGGCCGGCCACCAGTTGTCCGGGCGAAACGTAGTGAAAGAATGCAGGGAAGGAACATCCGAGAACGGCGATAACCGGGCTGTCAGAGCCTAGAAGTTCTTCGGTGGCGCCCACCTTGTCTGCGACCATTTTCGCTTTTTGGGGACAGTTGCTGAGGCAGTTGCCGCATCCGATGCACCGGTCGAACATGATCGACGCATAATTACGATCAACCTTTATGGCTTTTACGGGGCAGCTTCTAACGCAGGAGTAGCATTTACGGCACTTTTCGGTGAGTGTGACAATCGGTTCCACGGCTTGGGCCTTCTTGGTCGGATTTGACTCCAGCCCCTGTATATACTAGTTCCATAAATTGTGCAATGGGTGGCACACTCCAGCAGTATGTGGCACACTCCACTTTTAGGCAAAAAAACACCCTAGCGACTAGGAGGGCAGTCAGCTAGGGCTGAATGAGAGCCTTGCGGCTCTCGCAACCGCAGTAATCTTTAATTTCAGTATAGCCTTCTCATGCCGTAACGCAAGTAAAAATTGGGGAGATGTCAGCACACTCACTGCAGTAAATAAGGTTTGTTTAATTGGCCTGGGTGGACAATTGCCACTCGCATCTCCCTGTGCTATAAGACCTACAGACAACTGGACAGGAGGAGGCATGGATCTCACATCTGAAGAACAAACATTGTTGAGCCATTTTCGGAGACTTGCACCCGAGTCGCGTAGAGAGCTGCTTGACTTGGCTTCTGTTATGGCATCCAGGGAACCGGAGGCATTGCTTGCAGAACGGCAGGATATGCAGTGCGTTCTTGAGCGCCGTGTCAAGGATCGACTAGAAACAGCCTCTGAGCCTATTTTTACGGAATGAAGATGGATATCGCGCGCGTCTTCTTCTATTTCAGGTTGCGTCCCTTAGGCTGGTTCGCCATTCTTCTCTTTGTAGCGTTCGCAGGAGATTCCGCCTGTACATTGCGTTCAGCTCATGCCGCAGCAACCGTTCTGGCTGCTCCGCTGACTGCTCCTCCCCTGGGAGAGCGCTGGTTCGGCATCAGCATGAACGGCGAAAAGACCGGCTTTGCCTATTTGAATGTAACCACGCATCCTCAGGGGTATGAAATCGTCTCGGAGGGAAGCGTAAGGATGACGGTCCTAGGCTTTTCGCGGGAGGCTTCGGGACGGGAGCGGTATATCGTCGGCAAGGACCTCTCGCTTCGCTCGTTTGCGTTGGAGCAGACCATAGACGGCACCACTATGAGGCTTCGTGGGGAAGCCGTTCCGAAAGGGATCAATGTAGTTGTCGAAACCAAGGGGAATAGAAAAGAGCGGCTTCTGAGGGCAGAAGGAGCAGTATTTCCGCCTCCTGCCGTCAATATCTATCCTCTCCTGAGCGGCGCTATAAAGGACAAGACCTATCAGTTGCAGATCCTGGATGTGGAGGCAGTTAAGATCAAGAAGGTCAAGGTGACTGTGTTAGGAGCAGAAGGTGGAGGGGGAGGGATGCAGCAGACAGTTCATATGCAGAACGACCTCTACCCCGTGAGCAATGACGTCTGGGTGGACATGGCTGGCAATACGGTCAGGGAATCTGTGCGCGACGGGTTGATCGAGACGCGGGCCGAGCCTCGGCAACTCGCCATGAACTTCCTTGTCGAAGCTGCAATGTCCAAAAAGGATTTCGTCCTCGACTTCAGCAGGATTCCTGTAACGCCTCCCATTTCACGGCCTCAGGATCTCGTTATGCTGAAGGTTGAGCTGGGGGAGGTTCCGGAAGGGGTTTCTGTTCCGGCAGGTGGGACGCAGCGAGTTGAGAGGCCCGGCGGGGGGAAAGTAATCCTGACGATGCCTGGAGCAGGGCAGGGAGGTGCCGCGCTACCCGAGGCCGAGCAGGAGAAGTATCTTTCTGCCACCGAGCGCATACTTCCAGACAATGGTAACATCGCCGCACTGAAAGATCGCATTTTGACGGGTGAAACGGGTCCTGAGGCGGGAATCGACATCCTTGCCAAATGGGTTGCAACCAACATCAAGGAGGCTGTGCTGGACAGCGTTTCCCCCCTGGAGACTCTTGAAAGGGGAGAGGGCAATTGCCAGGCGCATGCACGGCTTTATGCTTCGCTGGCGAGGGCTGCAGGGATACCGACAAAGTTCGTTTCGGGACTCGTCTATCTCCCGGACCAGGGATTTCTCTATCACAGCTGGGCGGAGAGTTATGCGGGGGGATGGATTCCTGTAGATCCAACCTTCGGGCAGGTGCCGGCGGATGTTACCCACATAAAGCTTGCAGAAGGGGATTCACCCGGTGAGATGGCTCCGCTGGTTGCACTTATCGGCAGAATTTCGGCACGTGTCGTAGACAAGCGTTATCACGAGCCTGTGCGGCCGGAGTAGCAGAGGGCGGTGCCCCGGCGAAGCGCTATTACTCGACTCGGAACCTGGAGGCGTACTCGGACAGAAGGCTCTGGATTGATGTCCGTGCTGAGTTGCCGCAGGGGCCAACTGCAACGAGATTGACATGATGCGGCGCGAAGAGAATCCTCGCCGTTTCGCATATTGCTTCAGTAGCCACCGCTGCCGCTTCGGCATGGTCCTCCTCGATGCTCCTGACAAGGTCCATTAGTTCTCCCCACCCGAACCTCACCTGCATTTCATAGGTGGAGTCCCTGCTGTAGGCAAGGTCGAAGAAATAGCCCTGCCTGATCCGGTCAAGTTCCGGCTTCGGCAACGGTTCTGACGCGAGCCGTGCCGTTTCCTTAAGCACTTCCTCCGCTGCCGTTGCTACATTCTCCGGAGCGGTTGACAGCTCTATCGCAAAGGAGCCTGTCTCCTCATAGGCTGAGATGCTGGCATCCACGGAGTAGACTATTCCGAGGCGTTCGCGCAGCGAGAGGTGCAGGCGAGAGCTTCCGCCGCCGCAGAGGATTCTGCGGATAAGACGCGCGGCCATGAGACGTTCATCGGATCTGCGAAGGCCCCGGAATGCAATCAGCAGGTGTACCTGGCTGTCTGAATCTTCTACGAAAAGTGACTGGGGCGCGCTCTGCGTGGATATCGCCGGTGCGGCCGGTGAGGGGGGGGATCCCGCCCAGTCCTGGAATGCTTTCTCACATGCAGTAAACGCCTTTTCCACATCAAGCTTCCCGGCCATCACAATCACCGCATTCTGGGGCACATAGTGCTGCGCCATATGGCTCCGAAGGTCCATCTCATCATACCCGCTGATACTGTCGAGATAGCCGATCGTCGGAGCCCCGAGGGGATGACCCGGCCAGAGCATCCGGCTCGCAAGGTTGTGGGTATTTATTTCCTGCCCCTGCTCATTGATGTCTTCAAGAGCTTCCTCTATGATGATCCGCTTCTCGATCTCCAGGCCCGAGAGAGTCGGGCGAAGGAGCATCGAAGAGAAGAGGTCGATGCCTTCGGCGACATGGTCTGGATGCACCCGGGAAAAATAACAGGTGCTCTCCTCGTCGGTAGAGGCGTTCACGCTGCCGCCGATGGCTTCAAAAGCCGTCTCAAGTTCCATGGTCGTCGGATAGTCGGCGGTGCCCCTGAAAAGCATGTGCTCCAGAAAATGAGACAGCCCCTCCTTTCCGGGAGGATCGTTCCGTCCTCCTACCTTGATGTAGACAGCCAGTTCGGTGCTGTGAAGGTGGGGCATTTCCACTGCGACCAGTCGAAGGCCGTTGCCCAGCAGGCGTTTATGGCAGATTGTCATCGGGGCTCCGTTTAGTGTGACATTTCCTGATAAGTATGACAGCTTTGGGGGATACGTGCAGTGCAGAAAGGGGTGCCGTGGTTTGCTGCTACTACCATGCGGTGGACATCCCCCGATGGATCAGCCATGCGACGGTGGCGTACCGGATCGTCTTTCCGGTGAAGACCAGCACTGAAAAGTTGATGAACCGGACCTTCAATATCCCTCCTACGAGGCACATAGGGTCCCCGACTATGGGGAGCCATGAGAAGAGAAGGGACCAGGAGCCGTAGCGGGTGTACAGTTTTTCAGCCCTCTGCTGGGCGTTTTCGTCTATACGGAGGAGTTTCCGGATCATGAAGTCACCTCCCCTGAGTCCAATCCAGTAAGTGGTGCAGGCTCCCAGGTAGTTGCCGATGGAAGCCACCGCGACGGACGCAACGGGGTCGTGCTTTTTGAGGAGCATGGTGACGAGCAGCCATTCCGAACCGAGGGGTACGAGACTCGAAGCGAGAAAGCTCAGCAGGAAGAGGGCAGGATATCCGTGTGCAACAAGCAGATCGTTCACCGGCCAAAGGTAGCGGAAGCTCATTTCTTTGTCAAAAGCAAATTAGAGCTTGACAGATAACTGCAAAAGGAGCAAATATGCACCCCATGATTAACGCCAGCTACTTTACCTTTACCGGCTTTTATTTTTGGTACGGCTTTTTTCGGCCGTCTGCCCAGGTACCGGTTTGAGATAGGAGCTGACATACTACGAAACCGAAGCCGAGGGTGGACGAATCCATCCCCGGCTTTTTTCATTCATGCTGCAAAGCATAAGGCCGGGGGGAATCTCTCCGGCCTTTGCTGTTTCGGAACCAAGGAGGAGGAGCATGATCATCGTCATGAAAGCGGGAGCCGCAAAAAAAGACAGGGACGAAGTGATCAAGAGGATCAAGGAGCTGGGATACAAGCCCCACGTCATTCACGGGACAACCAGGGACGTCATCGGCGCTGTGGGGGACGAGCGTGGAAAGCTGGTCCTTCAGTCCATAGAGTCGATGCATGGGGTCGAGAATGTGGTGCCTATCCTCAAGCCGTACAAGCTTGCCTCGAAAGAGGTGAAGTTTGAGCCGAGTGTCATTCCCGTCACGAGCTCGTTGGCTGTCGGAGGAAAGCGTCTTGTAGTGATGGCCGGTCCCTGTTCCGTGGAGAGCGAGGCGCAGATCCTGGAATCGGCGAAAGCGGTGAAGGAGGCGGGGGCGACGGTGCTTCGAGGCGGAGCGTTCAAACCGCGAACGTCTCCTTACTCATTCCAGGGGCTAGAGGAGGACGGACTGAAGCTGCTCGCAAAGGCACGTGATCTTACGGGACTTCCCGTCGTAACCGAAGTGGTGAACCCGGAAACGGCAGACCTGGTGGCTGAATATGCCGACATCCTCCAGATCGGCGCCAGAAATTCGCAGAACTTCGCCCTCCTCAAAAAAGTCGGGCAGCTCAAGAAGCCGGTCCTCCTGAAGCGAGGGATGTCCATGACCATCCAGGAGTTCCTCATGAGCGCCGAATACATCATGAGCGAAGGCAACCAGGCGGTCATTCTTTGCGAGAGGGGAATAAGGACGTTCGAGACTGCAACTAGAAACACCCTAGATCTCTCCGCGATACCCGTCCTCAAGGAGAAAACGCATCTGCCGGTGATCGCAGACCCTTCCCACGGTACCGGTGATTACCACTATGTTGCCGCCATGTCATGCGCCGCAGTCGCGGCAGGAGCTGACGGGCTTATCATAGAAGTGCATCCCGACCCGGAACGCGCCTCCTCCGACGGACCCCAGTCTCTTAAGCCGAAGAAATTCGCGAGCCTCATGGAAAGGCTGAGGAAAATATCCCAGGCAATGGATCGGGACCTGTAGACATCCTGATAATTCCATGACTCGGACGGATCTTGATTGATGCATATAGCTCGCGGCACTAGTAAATAGGTGAAGGCGCCAAGTTAAGGGTGTGAGATTGATCCAGTCTGGATCATGTCTCACCGATTGAACGGCAAGGTTTACGGCCATATGAGGAAATTTTCCAGTATCTGCACTTGATATGAACGCAATTTGTCTTGTCTCATAAGAGTATATTCACGTAAAATCCTGAAAAATTCTTATGGGAGGGTTAGATGAAGCGTGTATTGATTGTGTTTGCTGTGTTTATGCTGGTCTCCGTGCCGACTCACGGTGTTGCGAAAAGTCTCTATCTTTCCGACACCGAACTCAGGACGGAAGCGCAGCGAGGATTCGAGCAGATCCTCGATCTATGGCGTGAGGGGAAGTTCGCGGAGCTTTACGGGAGAACTCGCGGCAGCTCGCAGTCCCGGGAAGCTTTCGCAGCCAGGCTCTCCGTAGCGCCGGTCAGGCCGGCATGCTGTTGGGAGAAGATGCAGGATGTATCCGTGCGTCTTCAGAACGACTCGACTGCTGTCGTAAAGGCCAAGCTCGGATTCGAAGGGAAGGAGGGAACCAGCTACCATACGGGCTCATTTCGCCTCGTGAAGGAAGAGGATGTCTGGTCAATATCTCGCTCGGACATCTTCAAGCTGGCGGGGGAGGGAAAAAAGAAGAATGCGCGCAGCGGCAGCCGGACCCGCTGATATAGTCCACCTGTCCATTGCCGCTGCTTGTGTTATAACTATCTAGCATGAGACGAGCATTATTCGCGACGTGGATAGCTGTTCTGGTGCTCTTCGATTCCGGCTGCCACGCGGAACCGCTGCCGATCATCCGTCAAGATATTTCAGTCGTTCTTGCTCCCTCCTCCGGACGGCTTGCGGGGGAGACGAACGTCCTCCTTGCCGGGGGGGATGTTCGAAAGATATTCTTCCGGCTTTCGCCTGCGGCGACCGTCACGTCTGTGTCGACAGGACACAAAAAGATACCCTTCTCCTTTTCCGACGGACTCCTCACTCTCTCCGGCGTGTGGGGGACCTCCATCACGATCCGGTACGAGTGCGTGTTCAACGACCCGCTCCCGGACCGGATAATTTCCACCGAGGACCCGACATATGGCGTGCAGGCGGTCATAGCCCCCTCAGGAGTGTTTCTGGGTGACGGAGTCGGGTGGTATCCCGAGCCGGAAACGGTTCCGGGAGAGCGTATGGTATCGGTGGACGCCCCGGAAGGCTTCGAGGCGGTGACAGCCGGTGAATGTGTTAAACGAGGTACTTCAGGCGGGCGCACCGTTTCAACATGGCGCATCACTGCACCCCTCCCAGGCATTTCCGTCTCCGCCGGCCCGTACCGGGTTTCGGAGCGCCGTGAAACAGGCAGAACTCTCGCGGCATACTTCTACGCGGAAAATGCTCTGCTCGCCGACCGCTACCTTGGTTCTGCGGCTGAATACCTCTCATTTTACGAAAAACTCCTCGGTCCCTATCCCTTCCCGAAATTCGCCATCGTAGAAAATTTCCTCCCCACCGGCTATGGTTTTCCCTCCTACACCCTCATCGGCAGCACCGTAATAAGGCTGCCGTTCATTCTCGGAACGAGCCTTCCCCACGAAATCGTCCACAACTGGTGGGGAAACGGTGTCAGGGTCGATTACAGTGGCGGGAACTGGTCCGAAGGACTTGCTACCTATCTTGCTGATTATCTCCTCGAAGAAAAAAAATCGCCTGCTCTGGGCAGGGAATACCGCCTTAAGATACTTGCAGACTATGCTTCCCTCGTGTCGTCACAGGAGGATTTCCCTCTGGCACGCTTCACCGGTCGTACCGAGCCCTCTTCCCGCTCCATCGGCTACGGTAAGGCGGCTATGGTGTTCCACATGGTGAGGCGGATGATCGGCGACGATGCTTTTTATAAGGCCCTGCGGACCGTGTACCGCGAACGGGTTTTCAGGGAAGCCTCCTGGGACGATTTGATGCGGGCCTTTTCCGCCGCTTCCGGGAAGGATCTGATTCCCTGGATGGATCAGTGGCTTAAACGTCCGGGGGGGCCGCAGATCGCTCTGCGGGAGGTGAAAGCCCGCCGTGAAGGGGATGGGTGGCTTGTAAGCGGGTTCATCGTCCAGGCGGCTGCTGCGCGTTACAAAATTTCGGTGCCCCTGCGGCTCAAGACCCGATCGGGAGATGTCGCTGCCACGGTTTACATGAGGGGCGAGAGGACGCCCTTCTTAATAGCTGCGGGAGCTGAACCGTCACGGCTGCTGCTGGACCCGGATGTCGAGCTGTTCAGGATTCTTTCCCCCGAGGAACTACCTCCAACAGTGAACAGGATCAAAGGCTCGCGAAATTTCACTCTTGTGCGGACTGCAAGCTGCCGCGCCCGCGATGAGACGCTGCGGGACCTGCTGAGTTCACTCGGTCAGGGTGAGGTTTCGATGGTTCGTGAGGAAAATCTTCAGTCCGATGTTTTTCGTGATCACGATATCCTATTCTGCGGAGTACCCCGAAGCGAGGAGAAGTGGCCGCTGCTTTTGCCTCAACTGACCATCGGAGCCGACGGATTCACTGCCGAAGAGAAACGTTTCGCCGGTGCCGGGGACGCGCTCTTAGCGATCGGCAAACACCCGGTGGACCCGGGACGGACGGCCGCAGTTTTTCTGCCCATGTCACCGTCCGCTGCGGAAGCATGCGCGCTCAAGATCACCCATTACGGCAAATACAGCTACCTCGCGTTTTCGGATGGAAAAAATCGAGTGAAAGTGACGCTTCCGGTACAGGGTGGCGAAAGCGTTGTCGATCTCGGAGGGGCCGATGAATAGTCCGCTACGGTTGGCGCTTTTGACAGCGGCCTGCCTGATCCTCATTTGCGCCGGGGCCTGTTTCAGTTCGGAGAGGGTCTTGCGGGTGAAGGACGGTAAGGTCATCAGCTTTCAGCAGATGATAGATGACATCTCCGGGACCAGCGTGATCCTTGTCGGAGAAAATCACGACGATGAGTGGCACCACGCCCAGCAGCTGGCGGTGATCAAGGCTTTGCACGAACGGGGAGGGAAAGTGGCGGTGGGGCTGGAAATGTTCACCGCCGAGAACCAGGGGGAACTCGATCGATGGATAAAAGGGCAGAAGGAGGAAGACGAATTCATCAGGCTTTACTACCATAACTGGAAAATGCCGTGGCCACTCTATCGCGACATACTGCTTTACGCACGCAGAAACTCCCTTCCCCTGGTAGGCCTCAATATCCCGCCAGAGGTTTCCTCCCGTGTCGCAGAAAAGGGATTCGCGTCTCTCTCTGCTGAAGAGAAACGAAGGCTCCCCCCTGAGATCACCTGCAATGTCGATCCCGCCTATATGGCTTTCATCCGTCGTGCATTCAGTGCCCACGGCCACGGCGACCTCGAATCCTTCGTCCACTTCTGCGAAACTCAGAAGCTGTGGAACCGCTCCAT from Geobacter sp. DSM 9736 includes the following:
- a CDS encoding ChaN family lipoprotein, producing the protein MNSPLRLALLTAACLILICAGACFSSERVLRVKDGKVISFQQMIDDISGTSVILVGENHDDEWHHAQQLAVIKALHERGGKVAVGLEMFTAENQGELDRWIKGQKEEDEFIRLYYHNWKMPWPLYRDILLYARRNSLPLVGLNIPPEVSSRVAEKGFASLSAEEKRRLPPEITCNVDPAYMAFIRRAFSAHGHGDLESFVHFCETQKLWNRSMAWYLLGYLKKEPARQVVVVTGAGHAVKQAVPAELSDLSKLSYVVILPQTGEMPVRQVTAEDADYILLK
- a CDS encoding transglutaminase-like domain-containing protein, whose translation is MDIARVFFYFRLRPLGWFAILLFVAFAGDSACTLRSAHAAATVLAAPLTAPPLGERWFGISMNGEKTGFAYLNVTTHPQGYEIVSEGSVRMTVLGFSREASGRERYIVGKDLSLRSFALEQTIDGTTMRLRGEAVPKGINVVVETKGNRKERLLRAEGAVFPPPAVNIYPLLSGAIKDKTYQLQILDVEAVKIKKVKVTVLGAEGGGGGMQQTVHMQNDLYPVSNDVWVDMAGNTVRESVRDGLIETRAEPRQLAMNFLVEAAMSKKDFVLDFSRIPVTPPISRPQDLVMLKVELGEVPEGVSVPAGGTQRVERPGGGKVILTMPGAGQGGAALPEAEQEKYLSATERILPDNGNIAALKDRILTGETGPEAGIDILAKWVATNIKEAVLDSVSPLETLERGEGNCQAHARLYASLARAAGIPTKFVSGLVYLPDQGFLYHSWAESYAGGWIPVDPTFGQVPADVTHIKLAEGDSPGEMAPLVALIGRISARVVDKRYHEPVRPE
- a CDS encoding ribbon-helix-helix protein, CopG family, whose amino-acid sequence is MGRMRENPRYNVISMRISDEEREVLEKIMDETHKTVSDIMREAMEIVKNRLQPALEKAA
- a CDS encoding pitrilysin family protein; amino-acid sequence: MTICHKRLLGNGLRLVAVEMPHLHSTELAVYIKVGGRNDPPGKEGLSHFLEHMLFRGTADYPTTMELETAFEAIGGSVNASTDEESTCYFSRVHPDHVAEGIDLFSSMLLRPTLSGLEIEKRIIIEEALEDINEQGQEINTHNLASRMLWPGHPLGAPTIGYLDSISGYDEMDLRSHMAQHYVPQNAVIVMAGKLDVEKAFTACEKAFQDWAGSPPSPAAPAISTQSAPQSLFVEDSDSQVHLLIAFRGLRRSDERLMAARLIRRILCGGGSSRLHLSLRERLGIVYSVDASISAYEETGSFAIELSTAPENVATAAEEVLKETARLASEPLPKPELDRIRQGYFFDLAYSRDSTYEMQVRFGWGELMDLVRSIEEDHAEAAAVATEAICETARILFAPHHVNLVAVGPCGNSARTSIQSLLSEYASRFRVE
- a CDS encoding VTT domain-containing protein, translating into MNDLLVAHGYPALFLLSFLASSLVPLGSEWLLVTMLLKKHDPVASVAVASIGNYLGACTTYWIGLRGGDFMIRKLLRIDENAQQRAEKLYTRYGSWSLLFSWLPIVGDPMCLVGGILKVRFINFSVLVFTGKTIRYATVAWLIHRGMSTAW
- a CDS encoding sigma 54-interacting transcriptional regulator, encoding MEPIVTLTEKCRKCYSCVRSCPVKAIKVDRNYASIMFDRCIGCGNCLSNCPQKAKMVADKVGATEELLGSDSPVIAVLGCSFPAFFHYVSPGQLVAGLKRLGFAEVHEGSYGAELIASGYATAMEQATSPLISSHCPAVVDLIERHYPKLIKNLVNVISPMVAMGRHLKSILPHSKVIYLSSCIAAKFEAQAAETEGVIDTVLTYKELEGLFKSRGINVPALKEEPFDGIRPHLGRLFPLSEGAFKAFSLATDPLDCEIVTAEGEVHVMGIIRDLASGRMNPRIADIRFCYDGCIGGPGRNKEVTRFYKRNLVITHFKRNVPYETAPHHLTAETGCSLTREFSNKYVKLPTPRAGDIKSILQSTNKFAQKDELNCRACGYRTCREHAVAVFQGLADLEMCLPFNLHKLEEDRGRLIQKYELARRELEREYGDEFIVGKDRKTLEVLDLIKQVGPTPTTVLIRGESGTGKELTARAIHRHSMRNDKPLVTVNCTTITDSLLESELFGHKRGAFTGAIADKKGLFEAADGGTIFLDEIGDITPKLQAELLRVLDTGEVRPVGGTTTKKVDVRLIAATNKNLEEGIRDGWFREDLYYRLNVFTITMPPLRSRLESVPTLAHFFLEKARNKLNKNIVGIEERAIKAMMQYTWPGNIREMQNVIERAAVLTHDRVVKLGNLPLIFAENYADGATDVPDLVSFKHEREPHVMRVEKKLIQRYLAESGGNVSKAAQLANIPRRTFYRLLDKHGLKGQRTPKTETTGNN
- the aroF gene encoding 3-deoxy-7-phosphoheptulonate synthase, producing the protein MIIVMKAGAAKKDRDEVIKRIKELGYKPHVIHGTTRDVIGAVGDERGKLVLQSIESMHGVENVVPILKPYKLASKEVKFEPSVIPVTSSLAVGGKRLVVMAGPCSVESEAQILESAKAVKEAGATVLRGGAFKPRTSPYSFQGLEEDGLKLLAKARDLTGLPVVTEVVNPETADLVAEYADILQIGARNSQNFALLKKVGQLKKPVLLKRGMSMTIQEFLMSAEYIMSEGNQAVILCERGIRTFETATRNTLDLSAIPVLKEKTHLPVIADPSHGTGDYHYVAAMSCAAVAAGADGLIIEVHPDPERASSDGPQSLKPKKFASLMERLRKISQAMDRDL
- a CDS encoding M1 family metallopeptidase; translation: MRRALFATWIAVLVLFDSGCHAEPLPIIRQDISVVLAPSSGRLAGETNVLLAGGDVRKIFFRLSPAATVTSVSTGHKKIPFSFSDGLLTLSGVWGTSITIRYECVFNDPLPDRIISTEDPTYGVQAVIAPSGVFLGDGVGWYPEPETVPGERMVSVDAPEGFEAVTAGECVKRGTSGGRTVSTWRITAPLPGISVSAGPYRVSERRETGRTLAAYFYAENALLADRYLGSAAEYLSFYEKLLGPYPFPKFAIVENFLPTGYGFPSYTLIGSTVIRLPFILGTSLPHEIVHNWWGNGVRVDYSGGNWSEGLATYLADYLLEEKKSPALGREYRLKILADYASLVSSQEDFPLARFTGRTEPSSRSIGYGKAAMVFHMVRRMIGDDAFYKALRTVYRERVFREASWDDLMRAFSAASGKDLIPWMDQWLKRPGGPQIALREVKARREGDGWLVSGFIVQAAAARYKISVPLRLKTRSGDVAATVYMRGERTPFLIAAGAEPSRLLLDPDVELFRILSPEELPPTVNRIKGSRNFTLVRTASCRARDETLRDLLSSLGQGEVSMVREENLQSDVFRDHDILFCGVPRSEEKWPLLLPQLTIGADGFTAEEKRFAGAGDALLAIGKHPVDPGRTAAVFLPMSPSAAEACALKITHYGKYSYLAFSDGKNRVKVTLPVQGGESVVDLGGADE